The following are from one region of the Nicotiana tabacum cultivar K326 chromosome 3, ASM71507v2, whole genome shotgun sequence genome:
- the LOC142179379 gene encoding putative late blight resistance protein homolog R1A-3 isoform X4, which produces MHRGKEIEGEREKGEEFNFEGNQVSYDQADSILMEPRGGTGGLQWNYMLKSPIKEILITHGDCIDSIMFRTVTEQGTTIDSPKFGGDGGRRDKVSFSTLRKDTLNVLDFIESLNNEKNQKAVDVDLTEKLKLELDFLLLNLHHLSKYRAEQLSPFMTEYEILQNVYGNIIDFYRLIVNGCVGHEIVEYALPQFQLMGERVGLFLWHNRIGGHSRLFKLAHLFVEIILTQLKVMQICFTNLKASTSAKVGRFIQQLLETSPEILRGYLIHLQDHTVNVITASTSRTRDMHVMIEFLLIILTDMPKEYIHHDKLFDLLAHVGELIMEVSTLVHDLEENSRNEESTNGKNHETLDLMENIELMKGDLKCIYLKAPDSSQLCFPMSDGSLFMHLLLKHLNDLLNSNAYSIVLIKEEIGRVKEDLEFIRSFFVDIGQELYKDLWAHVLDLAYEAKDVIDSIIARDNGLLHLIFSLPFAIEKINLIKKEVSNLLEKIPKNCSLIVVNSPNKLVESKLSSAEQIIVGFEEETDWIIRNLTGGQKMLDVILITGMPGSGKTTLAYKVYNDKSVSNHFDIRAWCTVDKKYDEKKLLENIFNQVTTSALKFSDNIDVADELRKQLFGKRYLIVLDDLWDNTTWDELTRPFPEAHKGSRIILTTREKKVALHAQRRSNPLDLRLLRPEESLELIQKRVFGKESFPDELLDVGKKIVQNCKGLPLVVDLIAGVIAGKEKKKPVWLEVLNSLNSFIFQNEVEVMKVIELSYDHLPDHLKPCLIYLASYPKDAEIQVDHLKILWPAEGYLRQIEMKSVEEVVEVYLDNLISSSLVISFNEIGKYQTCRIHDLVHDFCSIKAREEKLFDFISSNDPSSSSSNLMPRHMTIIYNKEHLGHNNFVLFDSKKKRYSGKHLYSLEIYGHEMDNRLYDICHLRHLRLLRVLILYVSFIKVNDSLLNGICTLVHLRYLNIRTEVKSLPSSFSNLWNLETLWVNNDGPPLVLLPTIWNLVKLRVLVIHNCSFFDLDTDEPILIAENSKLENVRLVLGLKLSYSKDREDIFKRFPNLQELRFNLKESWDCLTERYWFPKLDFLNELEKVIVTSESSNINDGAPSVATNRLWDFHFPSSLKILCLRKFPLTSDSLSTIARLPNLEVLYLEDAIIEGGVWNMGEDDTFQNLKCLTLQLVTLAKWEVREESFPVLEKLQLWECHKLEEIPPSFGDIYSLKIMELWRSPQLEESALMIKQYIEDMTGEDKLQVCYLQVPSES; this is translated from the exons ATGCATAGAGGAAAAGAAATTGAAGGAGAAAGAGAGAAAGGGGAAGAATTCAACTTTGAG GGAAATCAAGTGAGTTACGATCAAGCAGATTCAATATTGATGGAGCCACGGGGAGGCACTGGTGGATTACAATGGAATTACATGCTGAAAAGTCCCATTAAAGAAATATTGATTACTCATGGAGATTGTATAGACTCCATCATGTTCAGAACCGTTACTGAACAAGGTACTACCATCGACTCACCAAAGTTTGGTGGGGACGGAGGTCGAAGAGACAAG GTGTCATTTTCTACCCTTCGCAAGGACACTCTCAATGTTCTGGATTTCATAGAGAGCTTAAAcaatgaaaaaaatcaaaaagctgTTGATGTGGATCTAACTGAAAAGTTGAAATTGGAGCTGGACTTCCTCCTCCTAAATCTCCATCATCTTTCCAAGTATCGTGCTGAACAACTTTCTCCATTCATGACCGAATATGAGATTCTTCAGAATGTATATGGCAACATAATAGATTTCTACAGGTTGATAGTGAATGGTTGCGTTGGGCATGAGATTGTTGAATATGCCTTACCTCAGTTTCAACTAATGGGTGAGAGAGTAGGACTCTTCCTATGGCATAACAGAATTGGTGGACATTCTCGACTCTTCAAGCTAGCACATCTATTCGTGGAGATTATTCTAACTCAGTTGAAGGTTATGCAAATATGTTTTACAAATTTGAAAGCTTCAACGTCAGCAAAAGTTGGACGCTTCATTCAGCAGCTCTTAGAAACCTCTCCAGAAATTCTTAGAGGATATCTGATTCATCTACAAGACCACACGGTAAATGTTATTACTGCTAGCACTTCAAGGACTCGAGACATGCATGTCATGATAGAGTTCCTATTAATCATTCTTACCGATATGCCGAAGGAGTATATTCATCATGATAAATTGTTTGATCTCTTGGCACATGTTGGAGAACTTATCATGGAGGTATCAACTCTTGTTCACGACTTAGAAGAGAATTCAAGAAATGAAGAGAGTACCAATGGAAAAAACCATGAAACTTTGGACTTGATGGAAAATATTGAACTCATGAAAGGAGATCTCAAATGTATTTACTTAAAAGCCCCAGACTCATCTCAACTCTGCTTTCCCATGAGTGATGGATCCCTCTTCATGCATCTTCTACTTAAACACTTAAATGATTTGCTCAATTCCAATGCTTATTCAATTGTTTTGATAAAGGAAGAAATTGGACGGGTGAAAGAAGATCTAGAATTCATAAGATCTTTCTTCGTGGATATTGGACAAGAATTGTATAAAGATCTCTGGGCACATGTTTTAGATTTGGCATATGAGGCAAAAGATGTCATTGATTCAATTATTGCACGAGATAATGGTCTCTTACATCTTATTTTCTCACTTCCCTTTGCCATAGAAAAGATCAATCTTATCAAAAAAGAAGTCTCCAATTTACTTGAAAAAATTCCCAAGAACTGTAGCCTCATTGTTGTAAACTCTCCCAACAAGCTAGTTGAAAGCAAGTTATCATCAGCTGAGCAAATAATTGTAGGTTTTGAAGAGGAGACAGACTGGATAATTAGGAATCTCACTGGTGGACAAAAAATGCTAGATGTCATTTTGATCACTGGCATGCCGGGTTCGGGTAAAACTACTTTGGCGTACAAAGTGTATAATGATAAGTCAGTTTCTAATCACTTCGACATCCGTGCATGGTGTACAGTCGATAAAAAATATGACGAGAAGAAGTTGCTGGAGAACATTTTTAATCAGGTTACTACCTCAGCTTTGAAATTCAGTGATAATATTGATGTTGCTGATGAGTTACGGAAACAACTATTTGGGAAGAGGTACCTTATTGTCTTAGATGACTTGTGGGATAATACAACATGGGATGAGTTGACAAGACCTTTTCCTGAAGCTCATAAAGGAAGTAGAATTATTTTGACGACTCGAGAAAAGAAAGTGGCTTTGCATGCACAACGCCGCAGTAATCCTCTTGACCTTCGGTTGCTAAGACCAGAAGAAAGTTTGGAGTTAATACAAAAAAGGGTCTTTGGAAAAGAAAGTTTCCCTGATGAACTATTGGATGTTGGTAAAAAAATAGTCCAAAATTGTAAAGGGCTTCCTTTGGTGGTTGATCTGATCGCTGGAGTCATTGCtgggaaggaaaagaaaaagcctGTTTGGCTTGAAGTTCTAAATAGTTTGAATTCCTTTATTTTCCAGAATGAAGTGGAAGTGATGAAGGTTATAGAattaagttatgaccatttacCAGATCACTTAAAGCCGTGCTTGATTTACCTTGCAAGTTATCCGAAGGACGCGGAAATTCAAGTCGAtcatttgaaaattttgtggcCTGCCGAGGGATATTTGAGACAAATAGAGATGAAGAGTGTGGAAGAAGTGGTGGAGGTTTATTTGGATAATTTAATCTCCAGTAGCTTGGTTATTTCTTTCAATGAAATAGGTAAGTACCAAACTTGCCGAATTCATGATCTTGTGCATGACTTTTGTTCCATAAAAGCAAGAGAGGAAAAGTTGTTTGACTTCATAAGTTCAAATGAtccatcatcatcttcttcaaatTTGATGCCACGTCACATGACAATTATATATAATAAGGAGCACTTAGGACATAACAATTTTGTGTTGTTCgattcaaaaaagaaaaggtaTTCTGGTAAACACCTCTATTCTTTGGAGATTTATGGACATGAGATGGACAACCGTCTTTATGATATATGTCACCTAAGACACTTGAGGCTTCTTAGAGTGTTGATACTGTACGTCTCTTTTATCAAGGTGAATGATTCTTTGCTGAATGGAATATGTACATTGGTTCATTTGAGGTACCTAAACATTCGGACAGAAGTTAAATCTCTCCCTTCGTCTTTTTCAAATCTCTGGAATCTAGAAACTCTGTGGGTGAATAACGATGGACCGCCGTTGGTACTACTACCGACAATTTGGAATCTTGTAAAGTTGAGAGTGTTGGTGATACATAATTGTTCTTTCTTTGATTTGGATACAGATGAGCCAATATTGATAGCAGAGAACTCAAAGTTAGAGAACGTGAGATTAGTACTGGGACTCAAGCTTTCCTATTCGAAAGACAGAGAGGACATCTTCAAAAGATTTCCCAATCTTCAAGAGCTTCGTTTTAATCTCAAGGAATCATGGGATTGTTTAACAGAAAGATATTGGTTTCCGAAATTGGACTTCCTAAATGAACTAGAAAAGGTCATAgtaacttctgaaagttcaaatatAAATGATGGTGCACCCTCTGTAGCGACAAATCGGCTGTGGGATTTTCACTTCCCTTCGAGTTTGAAAATATTGTGTTTGCGTAAGTTTCCTTTGACATCCGATTCACTATCAACAATAGCAAGACTGCCCAACCTTGAAGTGTTGTATCTTGAAGACGCAATCATCGAGGGGGGAGTATGGAATATGGGGGAGGATGACACCTTCCAGAATCTCAAATGTTTGACATTGCAGCTAGTGACTCTTGCTAAGTGGGAGGTTAGAGAGGAATCCTTTCCTGTGCTTGAGAAATTACAATTGTGGGAATGTCATAAGCTTGAAGAGATTCCTCCTAGTTTCGGGGATATTTATTCATTAAAAATTATGGAACTGTGGAGGAGCCCTCAACTTGAAGAATCTGCTCTAATGATTAAGCAATATATTGAAGATATGACGGGAGAAGACAAGCTTCAGGTCTGTTATTTACAGGTCCCTAGTGAGTCTTGA
- the LOC142179379 gene encoding putative late blight resistance protein homolog R1A-3 isoform X3, whose product MHRGKEIEGEREKGEEFNFEVVIEATLLEYLTGIKGTFGLCGSHSVIKSLCFITNAKNYGPFGSEAGGTPFSLVIREGGAIVGFHGRCGAYLDAIGVYLQKLTPPISTKEPAVEDIEIREVSFSTLRKDTLNVLDFIESLNNEKNQKAVDVDLTEKLKLELDFLLLNLHHLSKYRAEQLSPFMTEYEILQNVYGNIIDFYRLIVNGCVGHEIVEYALPQFQLMGERVGLFLWHNRIGGHSRLFKLAHLFVEIILTQLKVMQICFTNLKASTSAKVGRFIQQLLETSPEILRGYLIHLQDHTVNVITASTSRTRDMHVMIEFLLIILTDMPKEYIHHDKLFDLLAHVGELIMEVSTLVHDLEENSRNEESTNGKNHETLDLMENIELMKGDLKCIYLKAPDSSQLCFPMSDGSLFMHLLLKHLNDLLNSNAYSIVLIKEEIGRVKEDLEFIRSFFVDIGQELYKDLWAHVLDLAYEAKDVIDSIIARDNGLLHLIFSLPFAIEKINLIKKEVSNLLEKIPKNCSLIVVNSPNKLVESKLSSAEQIIVGFEEETDWIIRNLTGGQKMLDVILITGMPGSGKTTLAYKVYNDKSVSNHFDIRAWCTVDKKYDEKKLLENIFNQVTTSALKFSDNIDVADELRKQLFGKRYLIVLDDLWDNTTWDELTRPFPEAHKGSRIILTTREKKVALHAQRRSNPLDLRLLRPEESLELIQKRVFGKESFPDELLDVGKKIVQNCKGLPLVVDLIAGVIAGKEKKKPVWLEVLNSLNSFIFQNEVEVMKVIELSYDHLPDHLKPCLIYLASYPKDAEIQVDHLKILWPAEGYLRQIEMKSVEEVVEVYLDNLISSSLVISFNEIGKYQTCRIHDLVHDFCSIKAREEKLFDFISSNDPSSSSSNLMPRHMTIIYNKEHLGHNNFVLFDSKKKRYSGKHLYSLEIYGHEMDNRLYDICHLRHLRLLRVLILYVSFIKVNDSLLNGICTLVHLRYLNIRTEVKSLPSSFSNLWNLETLWVNNDGPPLVLLPTIWNLVKLRVLVIHNCSFFDLDTDEPILIAENSKLENVRLVLGLKLSYSKDREDIFKRFPNLQELRFNLKESWDCLTERYWFPKLDFLNELEKVIVTSESSNINDGAPSVATNRLWDFHFPSSLKILCLRKFPLTSDSLSTIARLPNLEVLYLEDAIIEGGVWNMGEDDTFQNLKCLTLQLVTLAKWEVREESFPVLEKLQLWECHKLEEIPPSFGDIYSLKIMELWRSPQLEESALMIKQYIEDMTGEDKLQVCYLQVPSES is encoded by the exons ATGCATAGAGGAAAAGAAATTGAAGGAGAAAGAGAGAAAGGGGAAGAATTCAACTTTGAG GTTGTTATTGAGGCAACTCTATTGGAATATTTAACAGGCATCAAGGGGACATTTGGACTTTGTGGTAGCCATTCGGTTATAAAATCTCTATGTTTTATAACTAATGCAAAGAATTATGGACCATTTGGGTCTGAGGCTGGTGGAACCCCATTTTCACTTGTGATAAGAGAAGGTGGAGCTATTGTGGGATTTCACGGGCGTTGTGGAGCGTACCTTGATGCTATTGGTGTTTATTTGCAGAAACTTACTCCTCCCATTTCAACAAAGGAACCTGCAGTTGAAGACATTGAAATCCGTGAA GTGTCATTTTCTACCCTTCGCAAGGACACTCTCAATGTTCTGGATTTCATAGAGAGCTTAAAcaatgaaaaaaatcaaaaagctgTTGATGTGGATCTAACTGAAAAGTTGAAATTGGAGCTGGACTTCCTCCTCCTAAATCTCCATCATCTTTCCAAGTATCGTGCTGAACAACTTTCTCCATTCATGACCGAATATGAGATTCTTCAGAATGTATATGGCAACATAATAGATTTCTACAGGTTGATAGTGAATGGTTGCGTTGGGCATGAGATTGTTGAATATGCCTTACCTCAGTTTCAACTAATGGGTGAGAGAGTAGGACTCTTCCTATGGCATAACAGAATTGGTGGACATTCTCGACTCTTCAAGCTAGCACATCTATTCGTGGAGATTATTCTAACTCAGTTGAAGGTTATGCAAATATGTTTTACAAATTTGAAAGCTTCAACGTCAGCAAAAGTTGGACGCTTCATTCAGCAGCTCTTAGAAACCTCTCCAGAAATTCTTAGAGGATATCTGATTCATCTACAAGACCACACGGTAAATGTTATTACTGCTAGCACTTCAAGGACTCGAGACATGCATGTCATGATAGAGTTCCTATTAATCATTCTTACCGATATGCCGAAGGAGTATATTCATCATGATAAATTGTTTGATCTCTTGGCACATGTTGGAGAACTTATCATGGAGGTATCAACTCTTGTTCACGACTTAGAAGAGAATTCAAGAAATGAAGAGAGTACCAATGGAAAAAACCATGAAACTTTGGACTTGATGGAAAATATTGAACTCATGAAAGGAGATCTCAAATGTATTTACTTAAAAGCCCCAGACTCATCTCAACTCTGCTTTCCCATGAGTGATGGATCCCTCTTCATGCATCTTCTACTTAAACACTTAAATGATTTGCTCAATTCCAATGCTTATTCAATTGTTTTGATAAAGGAAGAAATTGGACGGGTGAAAGAAGATCTAGAATTCATAAGATCTTTCTTCGTGGATATTGGACAAGAATTGTATAAAGATCTCTGGGCACATGTTTTAGATTTGGCATATGAGGCAAAAGATGTCATTGATTCAATTATTGCACGAGATAATGGTCTCTTACATCTTATTTTCTCACTTCCCTTTGCCATAGAAAAGATCAATCTTATCAAAAAAGAAGTCTCCAATTTACTTGAAAAAATTCCCAAGAACTGTAGCCTCATTGTTGTAAACTCTCCCAACAAGCTAGTTGAAAGCAAGTTATCATCAGCTGAGCAAATAATTGTAGGTTTTGAAGAGGAGACAGACTGGATAATTAGGAATCTCACTGGTGGACAAAAAATGCTAGATGTCATTTTGATCACTGGCATGCCGGGTTCGGGTAAAACTACTTTGGCGTACAAAGTGTATAATGATAAGTCAGTTTCTAATCACTTCGACATCCGTGCATGGTGTACAGTCGATAAAAAATATGACGAGAAGAAGTTGCTGGAGAACATTTTTAATCAGGTTACTACCTCAGCTTTGAAATTCAGTGATAATATTGATGTTGCTGATGAGTTACGGAAACAACTATTTGGGAAGAGGTACCTTATTGTCTTAGATGACTTGTGGGATAATACAACATGGGATGAGTTGACAAGACCTTTTCCTGAAGCTCATAAAGGAAGTAGAATTATTTTGACGACTCGAGAAAAGAAAGTGGCTTTGCATGCACAACGCCGCAGTAATCCTCTTGACCTTCGGTTGCTAAGACCAGAAGAAAGTTTGGAGTTAATACAAAAAAGGGTCTTTGGAAAAGAAAGTTTCCCTGATGAACTATTGGATGTTGGTAAAAAAATAGTCCAAAATTGTAAAGGGCTTCCTTTGGTGGTTGATCTGATCGCTGGAGTCATTGCtgggaaggaaaagaaaaagcctGTTTGGCTTGAAGTTCTAAATAGTTTGAATTCCTTTATTTTCCAGAATGAAGTGGAAGTGATGAAGGTTATAGAattaagttatgaccatttacCAGATCACTTAAAGCCGTGCTTGATTTACCTTGCAAGTTATCCGAAGGACGCGGAAATTCAAGTCGAtcatttgaaaattttgtggcCTGCCGAGGGATATTTGAGACAAATAGAGATGAAGAGTGTGGAAGAAGTGGTGGAGGTTTATTTGGATAATTTAATCTCCAGTAGCTTGGTTATTTCTTTCAATGAAATAGGTAAGTACCAAACTTGCCGAATTCATGATCTTGTGCATGACTTTTGTTCCATAAAAGCAAGAGAGGAAAAGTTGTTTGACTTCATAAGTTCAAATGAtccatcatcatcttcttcaaatTTGATGCCACGTCACATGACAATTATATATAATAAGGAGCACTTAGGACATAACAATTTTGTGTTGTTCgattcaaaaaagaaaaggtaTTCTGGTAAACACCTCTATTCTTTGGAGATTTATGGACATGAGATGGACAACCGTCTTTATGATATATGTCACCTAAGACACTTGAGGCTTCTTAGAGTGTTGATACTGTACGTCTCTTTTATCAAGGTGAATGATTCTTTGCTGAATGGAATATGTACATTGGTTCATTTGAGGTACCTAAACATTCGGACAGAAGTTAAATCTCTCCCTTCGTCTTTTTCAAATCTCTGGAATCTAGAAACTCTGTGGGTGAATAACGATGGACCGCCGTTGGTACTACTACCGACAATTTGGAATCTTGTAAAGTTGAGAGTGTTGGTGATACATAATTGTTCTTTCTTTGATTTGGATACAGATGAGCCAATATTGATAGCAGAGAACTCAAAGTTAGAGAACGTGAGATTAGTACTGGGACTCAAGCTTTCCTATTCGAAAGACAGAGAGGACATCTTCAAAAGATTTCCCAATCTTCAAGAGCTTCGTTTTAATCTCAAGGAATCATGGGATTGTTTAACAGAAAGATATTGGTTTCCGAAATTGGACTTCCTAAATGAACTAGAAAAGGTCATAgtaacttctgaaagttcaaatatAAATGATGGTGCACCCTCTGTAGCGACAAATCGGCTGTGGGATTTTCACTTCCCTTCGAGTTTGAAAATATTGTGTTTGCGTAAGTTTCCTTTGACATCCGATTCACTATCAACAATAGCAAGACTGCCCAACCTTGAAGTGTTGTATCTTGAAGACGCAATCATCGAGGGGGGAGTATGGAATATGGGGGAGGATGACACCTTCCAGAATCTCAAATGTTTGACATTGCAGCTAGTGACTCTTGCTAAGTGGGAGGTTAGAGAGGAATCCTTTCCTGTGCTTGAGAAATTACAATTGTGGGAATGTCATAAGCTTGAAGAGATTCCTCCTAGTTTCGGGGATATTTATTCATTAAAAATTATGGAACTGTGGAGGAGCCCTCAACTTGAAGAATCTGCTCTAATGATTAAGCAATATATTGAAGATATGACGGGAGAAGACAAGCTTCAGGTCTGTTATTTACAGGTCCCTAGTGAGTCTTGA